In a genomic window of Sulfurimonas denitrificans DSM 1251:
- a CDS encoding adenosylmethionine--8-amino-7-oxononanoate transaminase, whose product MNNEELKKRDLAVLWHPCTQMKDHETLPLIPIKKAYGVYLEDFDGNLYIDAISSWWVNIFGHTNSYINEKIKEQLDTLEHVILAGFTHEQVVRLSERLVKLTPDGLEKCFYADNGSSGVEVALKMSFHTHKNNQKEKNIFVSLTNSYHGETIGALSVGDVKLYKDTYKPLLIQSIQTPVPKDMSIEAAREAACEFEKLCEKRAKEISAIILEPLIQGAGYMHMYHKEFLILVREICNRYDIHLITDEVMVGFGRSGDMFACKSANITPDFLILSKGLTGGYLPLSVVLTTDEIYTSFYCDYSENRAFLHSHSYTGNALACAAANATLDIFENENIIEKNQEIANYMAEELLKFKTLKNVLSIRQTGMVCAVELKGYDSKDRIGLKVYEYGLKNGVLLRPLGHVVYFMPPYIITNDEIKKMMQVAYEAIKELS is encoded by the coding sequence ATGAATAATGAAGAGTTAAAAAAGAGAGATTTGGCTGTTTTATGGCATCCTTGTACTCAAATGAAAGACCATGAAACACTTCCTCTTATTCCTATAAAAAAAGCTTATGGAGTTTATTTAGAAGATTTTGATGGCAATCTTTACATAGATGCTATTAGTAGCTGGTGGGTTAATATTTTTGGACATACTAACAGTTATATAAATGAGAAGATAAAAGAGCAATTAGACACATTAGAGCACGTAATATTGGCTGGATTTACACATGAGCAAGTTGTTAGACTCTCTGAGAGATTAGTTAAACTCACTCCAGATGGACTTGAAAAATGTTTTTATGCAGATAATGGCTCAAGTGGAGTTGAAGTTGCTCTAAAGATGAGTTTTCATACGCATAAAAATAATCAAAAAGAGAAAAATATTTTTGTCTCATTAACTAACTCTTATCATGGAGAGACAATTGGCGCTCTTAGTGTTGGAGATGTCAAGCTCTATAAAGATACATATAAACCGCTCTTAATCCAAAGTATCCAAACCCCCGTACCAAAAGATATGAGTATAGAAGCTGCAAGAGAAGCCGCATGCGAGTTTGAAAAATTATGTGAAAAAAGAGCTAAAGAGATTAGTGCAATAATACTAGAACCGCTGATACAAGGTGCTGGATATATGCACATGTACCATAAAGAGTTTTTAATTTTAGTACGAGAAATCTGCAATAGATATGATATACATCTTATAACCGATGAAGTGATGGTTGGTTTTGGAAGAAGTGGAGATATGTTTGCATGTAAGAGCGCTAACATAACACCTGATTTTCTCATTTTATCAAAAGGGCTTACAGGTGGCTATCTCCCGCTATCTGTTGTACTAACAACAGATGAGATTTATACCTCTTTTTATTGTGATTATAGCGAAAACAGAGCCTTCTTGCACTCTCACAGTTATACAGGAAATGCACTTGCATGTGCAGCTGCAAATGCAACTTTGGATATTTTTGAAAATGAAAATATTATAGAAAAAAATCAAGAGATAGCAAACTATATGGCAGAGGAACTTTTAAAATTTAAAACGCTAAAAAATGTTTTATCAATCAGACAAACAGGAATGGTTTGCGCAGTTGAACTTAAAGGATATGATTCAAAAGATAGAATAGGTCTTAAAGTCTATGAATATGGTTTAAAAAATGGTGTGCTGCTGCGCCCTCTTGGACATGTAGTCTATTTTATGCCGCCTTATATTATTACAAATGATGAGATAAAAAAGATGATGCAAGTTGCATACGAGGCTATAAAAGAGCTCTCTTAA
- a CDS encoding class II aldolase and adducin N-terminal domain-containing protein — MNKEHLTNKLSSLALSMFRKDFFGIFHGSISAKTESNRFIINTKEAIFDALDNSSLIELYYKKDYRWNQASIDSNIHHSIYSQISDAKFICFSMPPFTTAYSLDHNVIIPRDYFGYSEIGSIDIFDPRNFDDWYERASSEIAYYFQSKKSDIMVIRGYGVYTYNRDIHEMAKKIAILEKSCRLLLLDNAQKDSSFD; from the coding sequence ATGAACAAAGAACATCTTACGAACAAACTATCTTCTTTAGCACTCTCGATGTTTAGAAAAGATTTCTTTGGCATTTTTCATGGCTCTATATCTGCTAAGACTGAATCCAATCGCTTTATCATAAATACAAAAGAGGCTATTTTTGATGCACTTGACAACTCTTCACTTATAGAGCTTTACTACAAAAAGGATTATCGCTGGAATCAAGCAAGCATTGACTCCAATATACATCATAGTATCTATTCACAGATATCTGATGCAAAATTTATCTGCTTTAGCATGCCGCCATTTACAACCGCTTACTCATTAGACCACAATGTAATAATTCCACGAGACTATTTTGGATACAGTGAAATAGGCTCAATTGATATATTTGATCCTAGAAATTTTGATGATTGGTATGAGCGCGCAAGTAGCGAAATTGCTTACTATTTTCAAAGTAAAAAGAGCGACATAATGGTTATTCGTGGTTATGGAGTTTATACCTACAATAGAGATATCCATGAGATGGCAAAAAAAATTGCAATCCTAGAGAAAAGTTGCAGACTTCTTCTCTTAGACAATGCACAAAAAGACTCATCTTTTGATTAA
- the dnaJ gene encoding molecular chaperone DnaJ, with amino-acid sequence MKDLSYYEILEISQDADQTTIKKAYRKMAKIYHPDKNPGDNEAEHKFKLCNEAYQCLSDDKQKSIYDRYGKEGLSGMSGRGRSSGGFDDLGSIFEEMFSGFGGSSRRRQNPAEMEKYNLDMNVDMKISFNEAIFGCEKDIEYKYKNSCKSCSGTGAKDGKLSTCTGCRGQGQVFMKQGFMTFSQTCPTCQGTGSAPSAPCDSCSAKGYLEEKGDVTIKIPKGIDNGNRLRVSGKGNIGKRGTRGDLYVTFSVKADKHFQREGNDVYIAIPVFFTQAVAGDTLNIPSLTGELELKLDIGTKDKQHFTFKGEGVDDVHGHGKGNLIAQVNITYPKKLSDEQRALLSKLQESFGIESKPHESVLDSAIDKMKNWFK; translated from the coding sequence ATGAAAGATTTAAGCTATTACGAAATTTTAGAAATCTCACAAGATGCAGATCAAACAACAATAAAAAAAGCTTATAGAAAAATGGCAAAAATATATCATCCTGATAAAAATCCAGGGGATAATGAAGCTGAACACAAGTTTAAACTATGCAATGAAGCCTATCAATGCTTAAGCGATGATAAACAAAAAAGCATCTATGACAGATATGGCAAAGAGGGTCTATCTGGAATGAGTGGTCGTGGCCGCTCATCTGGTGGATTTGATGATTTAGGCTCTATTTTTGAAGAGATGTTTAGTGGTTTTGGTGGCTCATCACGTCGTCGTCAAAACCCTGCAGAGATGGAAAAATATAATCTTGACATGAACGTAGATATGAAAATTAGCTTTAATGAGGCAATTTTTGGGTGTGAAAAGGATATAGAGTATAAATATAAAAACTCTTGTAAAAGTTGTAGTGGCACAGGTGCAAAAGATGGCAAACTCTCTACATGTACTGGGTGCAGAGGACAAGGTCAAGTCTTTATGAAGCAAGGTTTTATGACATTTTCTCAAACCTGTCCAACATGCCAAGGAACAGGTTCAGCACCCTCAGCTCCATGTGATAGCTGTAGTGCAAAAGGCTACCTTGAAGAGAAAGGAGATGTCACTATAAAAATTCCAAAAGGGATTGATAATGGTAACCGCCTAAGAGTCTCTGGAAAAGGAAATATCGGTAAGAGAGGCACTAGGGGTGATTTATATGTAACTTTTAGTGTTAAGGCTGATAAACACTTTCAGAGAGAGGGTAATGATGTCTATATAGCAATTCCTGTCTTTTTCACTCAAGCAGTAGCTGGAGATACACTAAATATCCCATCTCTAACTGGTGAGCTAGAGTTAAAACTAGATATTGGAACTAAAGATAAGCAGCACTTTACGTTTAAAGGTGAAGGTGTAGATGATGTTCATGGTCATGGCAAGGGAAATCTGATTGCTCAAGTAAATATAACTTATCCTAAAAAATTAAGTGATGAACAGCGTGCACTGCTAAGTAAACTCCAAGAGTCTTTTGGTATAGAATCAAAACCACATGAGAGTGTATTGGATTCGGCAATTGATAAGATGAAAAACTGGTTTAAATAG
- the recR gene encoding recombination mediator RecR, translated as MSESLEKFNKLVEAFQELPTIGKKSAIRLAYHIVMKNSFVGIKIAHAIEEALGSIKQCAACGGMSEDELCFICCDESRDETLLCIVENAKDILLLEENRLFDGRYFVLDSLENFNLSGLESLVKNGVEEIVFALTPSIANDAVILYIEDKLSDFTINFSKIAQGVPTGVSLENIDLLSLSRALIDRVKV; from the coding sequence ATGAGTGAATCTTTAGAGAAGTTCAATAAACTAGTTGAAGCATTTCAAGAGCTTCCAACAATTGGCAAAAAATCAGCAATAAGACTAGCTTATCATATTGTTATGAAAAATAGTTTTGTTGGTATAAAGATAGCCCATGCTATAGAAGAAGCACTAGGAAGCATTAAACAGTGCGCAGCGTGTGGTGGCATGAGTGAGGATGAACTCTGCTTTATATGTTGTGATGAGAGCAGGGATGAGACACTTCTTTGTATTGTTGAAAATGCAAAAGACATTCTTCTTTTAGAAGAAAACAGACTTTTTGATGGAAGGTATTTTGTTTTGGATTCACTTGAAAACTTTAACCTTTCTGGTTTAGAGAGTTTAGTTAAAAATGGCGTTGAGGAGATTGTTTTTGCATTAACGCCATCTATTGCAAATGATGCTGTTATACTATATATTGAAGATAAATTAAGTGATTTTACTATAAACTTTTCAAAAATTGCTCAAGGAGTACCAACTGGAGTAAGCTTAGAAAATATTGATTTATTATCTTTAAGTAGAGCATTAATAGACAGAGTGAAGGTATAA
- a CDS encoding peptidylprolyl isomerase, translating to MITWMQRHKKYLIITIWISTIAFVGAGFVGWGQYSYGDKAGAVAKVGSVEITMGELQKSYSNIYAQYSQMFKGEFDEEKAKSFGLQSQALNFLTQQALVLNLAKSYNLEVSDEELLKEITSKDYFFKDGVFDKDVYKDVLSKNNIKTKEYEADIKKELLIRKTLSLLKIQTKESEQKIIDTAFSIADKIDYKVLNANQIILDTSNESLKSFWEKIQNNFMSEVSYDIKYIKHDKKSNEYNDAALNEYYSENKISLKDGEGKIIPFEDAKEKIKYELDAKESKKEALKKYVSYKKGEIEPSEIQTATISASNNSFGTEAFEAISKLTSTSPFSKPIMVEDNYFIFELVTTNPAKPKSYEEAKSEVLPIYESEQKKIKLEELAKKSFATFNGKITDYITANDSSLLTDLTKDEADEFLSILFTSQDRRGYVNLESGTVVMYNVLEQKLLSNTNTDPNNSISRLKSTMFNEGLVKNLQSKYKTEIFIKGI from the coding sequence ATGATTACATGGATGCAAAGACATAAAAAATATCTAATTATTACTATCTGGATTTCTACAATAGCTTTTGTTGGAGCTGGATTTGTGGGTTGGGGACAGTATAGTTATGGAGATAAAGCAGGTGCTGTAGCAAAAGTAGGAAGTGTAGAGATTACAATGGGAGAGCTTCAAAAAAGCTACTCAAATATTTATGCTCAGTATTCACAGATGTTCAAAGGTGAATTTGATGAAGAAAAAGCAAAAAGTTTTGGCTTACAATCTCAAGCTTTAAACTTCTTAACACAACAAGCACTTGTTTTAAATCTTGCAAAATCCTATAACCTTGAAGTTAGTGATGAAGAGTTGTTAAAAGAGATAACATCTAAAGATTATTTTTTTAAAGATGGCGTTTTTGACAAAGATGTTTACAAAGATGTTCTTTCAAAAAACAATATTAAAACAAAAGAGTATGAAGCTGATATTAAAAAAGAGCTTTTGATTAGAAAAACTCTCTCCCTCCTCAAAATTCAAACAAAAGAGAGTGAACAAAAAATTATAGATACTGCATTTAGTATTGCTGATAAAATCGACTATAAAGTTTTAAATGCTAACCAAATTATTCTTGATACATCAAATGAATCATTGAAATCGTTTTGGGAGAAGATACAAAATAACTTTATGAGTGAAGTTAGTTACGATATAAAATATATAAAACATGATAAAAAATCTAATGAGTATAACGATGCAGCACTGAATGAATATTATAGTGAAAACAAAATTTCTCTAAAAGATGGTGAAGGGAAAATCATACCTTTTGAAGATGCTAAAGAGAAAATAAAGTATGAACTAGATGCTAAAGAGTCTAAAAAAGAGGCTCTAAAAAAATACGTTTCTTATAAAAAAGGAGAAATTGAACCTTCAGAGATACAAACTGCAACTATTTCCGCTTCAAACAACAGTTTTGGTACTGAAGCTTTTGAGGCTATATCAAAGCTAACATCCACCTCTCCTTTTTCAAAACCAATCATGGTTGAAGATAACTACTTCATCTTTGAGTTAGTAACTACAAACCCTGCAAAACCTAAGAGTTATGAAGAAGCTAAGAGTGAAGTATTGCCTATTTATGAGAGTGAACAAAAGAAAATAAAACTCGAAGAGTTAGCAAAAAAATCTTTTGCTACATTTAATGGAAAAATAACCGATTATATAACAGCGAATGATTCTTCATTACTAACAGATTTAACTAAAGATGAAGCTGACGAGTTTTTGTCAATTCTATTTACCTCGCAAGATAGAAGAGGATATGTAAATTTAGAGAGTGGAACTGTTGTTATGTATAACGTTTTGGAACAAAAGTTGCTAAGCAATACTAACACTGATCCAAACAATTCAATCAGTAGATTGAAGAGTACTATGTTTAATGAAGGTTTAGTAAAAAATCTTCAAAGCAAGTACAAAACTGAGATTTTTATCAAAGGAATATAA
- a CDS encoding rhodanese-like domain-containing protein, with amino-acid sequence MKKTIANCLFCAGLLFASSSLFAEEDAKMALINEAKKEAREITPLELKSMFENEESVVILDVRESEQRAEGYLFDDFVSVNTVSITRGNLEWEVLSKIQDKNNTIVTYCRNGGRGALAAQTLKRMGYKNAKNLKGGIQDWAKAGYSVKTGFGVTALTTK; translated from the coding sequence ATGAAAAAAACTATAGCAAATTGTCTCTTTTGCGCAGGATTACTTTTTGCGTCTTCATCTCTTTTTGCAGAGGAAGATGCAAAAATGGCGCTTATAAATGAAGCAAAAAAAGAGGCTAGAGAAATAACTCCCCTAGAGCTCAAAAGTATGTTTGAGAATGAAGAGAGTGTTGTTATTCTGGATGTAAGAGAGTCTGAGCAAAGAGCAGAAGGGTATCTTTTTGATGATTTTGTTTCTGTTAATACTGTTTCAATTACTCGTGGTAATTTAGAGTGGGAAGTGCTAAGTAAAATTCAAGATAAAAACAACACGATTGTTACATATTGCAGAAACGGCGGACGTGGTGCATTGGCGGCACAAACACTCAAAAGAATGGGGTATAAAAATGCTAAAAATCTCAAAGGCGGGATTCAGGACTGGGCAAAGGCTGGTTATAGCGTAAAAACAGGTTTTGGTGTGACTGCATTAACAACAAAGTAA
- a CDS encoding ArsR/SmtB family transcription factor: MLDMQQKIKIFKALGNETRFLIFKNVFTGGYVCSIDDKNAKIEANPHATCVTTIAKHFDFSMPTISKHLQLLREANVIKMQKKANKIYIEPNIETIRELGGCFTKLVENFETDRELFFDDIVLK; this comes from the coding sequence ATGTTGGATATGCAACAAAAAATAAAAATTTTTAAAGCTCTTGGTAATGAAACACGTTTTTTGATTTTTAAAAATGTCTTTACGGGAGGTTATGTTTGCTCTATTGATGATAAAAATGCCAAAATAGAAGCAAATCCACATGCTACATGTGTAACAACTATAGCTAAACATTTTGATTTTTCCATGCCTACAATCTCTAAACATCTACAGCTGCTTCGTGAGGCAAATGTTATAAAAATGCAAAAAAAAGCAAATAAGATATATATTGAGCCAAATATAGAGACTATTAGGGAGCTTGGTGGTTGTTTTACAAAGTTGGTTGAAAATTTTGAAACAGACAGAGAACTCTTCTTTGATGATATTGTTTTAAAATAG
- the ftsA gene encoding cell division protein FtsA, whose translation MSRTVLAIDIGSTKICAIIAEIGSDKSISITGAGVCKAQGLKRGSITNIELASKSIRTALNDAKRVSGTEVKNAIVSISGAYTKSLNSSGIVNIQNKEVSFKEIERVMQASLYNANIPNEYEVLHALPYNFKVDDQDYIEDPLGMNASRLEVDTHIVTTQKSNLNNLRKAVRGAGVEVDNIVLAGYASSIATLNSDEKELGVALIDMGGNTSNIVIHSGNSIRYNDFLGVGSSHVTSDLSMALHTPLNVAESVKLTYGSLLAPSNDLIELPIIGNESATHEVSLEVVHNVIYARVEETLMILAQFIENSGLKDKMGAGVVLTGGFSQMEGIRELAIATFGSVPVRLAKPKEMHGLFDNLRSPEYSSAIGLVIYAASAYTLYEIDVNRRVRHSNEVFEEQQPSINLREDTQIPTPPFEQDKQAPMMINIGLKKEKKKDEAGAFSKFWNWATQLF comes from the coding sequence TTGAGCAGAACTGTTTTAGCCATAGATATAGGTTCAACAAAAATATGCGCAATTATTGCTGAAATTGGCAGTGATAAATCAATATCTATAACAGGAGCTGGTGTTTGTAAAGCACAGGGTCTTAAAAGAGGAAGTATAACAAATATAGAACTTGCCTCAAAATCTATAAGAACTGCATTAAACGATGCAAAAAGGGTATCTGGAACAGAAGTTAAAAATGCTATAGTTTCTATCTCTGGTGCTTATACTAAAAGTTTGAATTCAAGCGGAATAGTTAACATTCAAAACAAAGAAGTTAGTTTTAAAGAGATAGAAAGAGTTATGCAGGCTTCTCTTTATAATGCAAACATACCAAACGAATACGAAGTTCTTCATGCGCTTCCTTATAACTTCAAAGTCGATGATCAAGACTATATAGAAGATCCACTAGGTATGAATGCTTCAAGGCTTGAAGTTGATACACACATTGTAACAACTCAAAAATCGAATCTTAACAACCTTAGAAAAGCTGTTCGTGGAGCTGGTGTTGAAGTTGATAATATAGTTTTAGCTGGGTACGCATCTTCTATTGCTACACTAAATAGTGATGAAAAAGAGCTAGGTGTTGCTCTTATCGATATGGGCGGAAATACAAGTAATATAGTAATACATTCAGGAAATTCAATAAGATACAACGATTTCTTAGGTGTTGGTTCAAGTCATGTAACAAGTGATTTATCTATGGCTCTTCACACTCCACTAAATGTTGCTGAGAGTGTAAAACTTACATACGGATCACTTTTAGCGCCAAGCAATGATTTGATAGAGCTTCCAATTATTGGTAACGAGAGTGCAACACATGAAGTATCGCTTGAAGTGGTGCATAATGTTATCTATGCGAGAGTGGAAGAGACGCTTATGATATTGGCTCAGTTTATTGAAAACAGTGGTCTAAAAGATAAAATGGGTGCGGGTGTAGTCTTGACTGGCGGCTTTTCTCAAATGGAAGGCATAAGAGAGTTGGCAATTGCTACTTTTGGCTCAGTTCCAGTTCGTCTTGCAAAACCAAAAGAGATGCATGGACTCTTTGACAACCTTCGTTCACCTGAATACTCAAGTGCTATAGGTCTTGTTATCTATGCCGCTTCTGCATACACTCTTTACGAAATAGATGTAAATAGAAGAGTAAGGCACTCAAATGAGGTATTTGAAGAGCAACAGCCTAGTATCAACTTAAGAGAAGATACTCAAATTCCAACTCCACCCTTTGAACAAGACAAACAAGCGCCTATGATGATTAATATAGGGCTGAAAAAAGAGAAGAAAAAAGATGAAGCAGGGGCGTTTAGCAAATTTTGGAACTGGGCAACCCAGTTATTTTAA
- the mltA gene encoding murein transglycosylase A, which produces MKKNILYLITILLFLGCSKEPTMPISKPIIEDPIITGVVKAKPEKITFETMPNTEFIKSSFEELPDWESEDYIDALNSFVNSCNTIKTKSLYKELCQEASRVNDAKSFFIEKFSPYQVDMTNRDGDGLLTGYYEPLLRGSLSKKEPYIYPVYSTPRDLLVVNFTQQYPELKNYRLRGRKEGNKVVPYYSRKELSNRKIDADIVCYVDSRIDLFFLEVQGSGRVLLDSGEVIYVGFDNLNGHKYSSIGKYLINAGEMSYAEASMSGIKNWCDKNPSRVDELLHHNDSKVFFKKRAKPASGALGIVLTPKRSVAVDQSYLPLGSMLYMSADTKERDLNRIVIAQDTGGAIKGSVRADLFFGYGDEAGQSAGKLKAPLKLWILLPKKES; this is translated from the coding sequence ATGAAAAAAAATATACTCTACTTAATTACGATTTTACTATTTCTAGGATGTTCTAAAGAACCAACAATGCCTATTTCCAAACCTATTATAGAAGACCCTATAATTACAGGAGTAGTTAAAGCAAAGCCTGAGAAAATAACATTTGAAACTATGCCAAATACTGAGTTTATAAAAAGCAGTTTTGAAGAGCTTCCAGATTGGGAGAGTGAAGATTACATAGATGCTCTAAACTCTTTTGTAAATAGTTGTAACACAATAAAAACAAAATCACTTTATAAAGAGTTATGCCAAGAAGCAAGTAGAGTAAATGATGCAAAAAGTTTTTTTATAGAAAAATTTTCACCATACCAAGTTGATATGACAAACAGAGACGGTGATGGGCTCTTAACAGGATATTATGAACCTCTCTTAAGAGGATCTTTGAGTAAAAAAGAGCCATATATCTATCCAGTTTATTCAACTCCAAGAGATCTTTTAGTTGTTAATTTTACACAACAGTATCCAGAGCTGAAAAATTATAGATTAAGAGGACGTAAAGAGGGAAACAAGGTAGTTCCATACTACTCAAGAAAAGAGTTAAGTAATCGAAAAATTGATGCAGATATTGTCTGTTATGTAGATTCTAGAATAGATTTATTCTTCTTAGAAGTGCAAGGTTCAGGAAGAGTTTTATTGGATAGCGGCGAGGTTATCTATGTCGGTTTTGATAATTTAAACGGACACAAATATAGTTCTATTGGAAAATATCTTATAAATGCAGGTGAGATGAGTTATGCCGAGGCTTCTATGAGTGGTATTAAAAATTGGTGCGATAAAAACCCATCACGTGTAGATGAGCTTCTTCATCATAATGATTCTAAAGTTTTTTTCAAAAAAAGAGCAAAACCAGCATCTGGTGCACTAGGTATTGTTTTGACTCCAAAACGTTCTGTTGCAGTTGACCAAAGTTATCTGCCTCTTGGTAGTATGCTCTATATGAGCGCAGATACAAAAGAGAGAGATTTAAATAGAATTGTAATAGCTCAAGATACAGGCGGGGCCATAAAAGGGAGTGTTAGAGCTGATCTGTTTTTTGGTTATGGAGATGAGGCTGGACAAAGTGCTGGAAAGTTAAAAGCACCTCTAAAGTTGTGGATATTGTTGCCAAAAAAAGAGTCTTAA
- a CDS encoding ABC transporter substrate-binding protein — protein MRNISRVFFAFLVMFAFGQSLVADEQAELKKHFLNKIDEVILIVEDKKISKDERNANIVKTLTPMFDFELMAKLSLGNRWKELSLEDQDRFIKLYVQRMKQSYSSKIDAYKDEKVEVKQIEQPKPDRIALATDLISKQDKLEIVYKFHKPKTPIAAKDSWLVYDVEILGVSILKTDIAQFREFLQTKSITALMDALAKQS, from the coding sequence TTGAGAAATATAAGCAGGGTTTTTTTTGCATTCTTGGTGATGTTTGCATTTGGACAAAGTTTGGTTGCAGATGAACAAGCGGAGTTAAAAAAACATTTTTTAAACAAAATAGATGAAGTTATTTTAATAGTAGAAGACAAAAAAATCTCAAAAGATGAGAGAAATGCAAATATTGTAAAAACATTAACTCCAATGTTTGATTTTGAACTTATGGCAAAACTTAGTCTTGGGAACAGATGGAAAGAACTCTCTCTTGAGGATCAAGATAGGTTTATAAAGCTTTATGTTCAGAGGATGAAGCAGTCTTACTCATCAAAAATAGATGCCTACAAAGATGAAAAGGTTGAAGTTAAGCAGATTGAGCAGCCAAAACCAGATAGAATAGCGCTAGCAACCGATCTTATAAGCAAACAAGATAAACTTGAAATTGTTTATAAATTTCATAAACCAAAAACTCCAATTGCTGCTAAAGATAGTTGGTTGGTTTATGATGTAGAGATACTTGGCGTTAGCATTTTAAAAACAGATATAGCTCAATTTAGAGAATTTTTACAGACAAAGAGTATAACGGCGCTTATGGATGCTTTGGCAAAGCAATCATAA
- a CDS encoding MlaA family lipoprotein gives MRVLFMLFSLTILIGLSGCSSKGIVEPKEVAVEQSQDDEFLDSFSNEMEVKKVCDPLSGYNRVMTSFNDGAYEYFLRPVATGYSNILHVEIRRSVDNFFNNIYIPVSFVNNILQGKFQYALQEGSRFIINTTVGIVGLYDPAKNYFEIEVHKEDFGQTLGFYGVGSGPHIVLPLLGPSNLRDLAGMYPDSFFTFIDYDKRGYWTLTDTPAEYFSVKFIEYVNLISLNKEKYEKMREDAVDLYPYLRDIYEQRRNKLIEE, from the coding sequence ATGAGAGTACTCTTTATGCTGTTTAGTCTAACTATTTTGATAGGATTAAGCGGATGTAGTTCAAAGGGCATTGTGGAGCCTAAAGAGGTAGCTGTTGAGCAGAGTCAAGATGATGAATTTCTTGATTCATTTAGCAATGAGATGGAAGTGAAAAAAGTTTGTGACCCACTAAGTGGCTACAACAGGGTTATGACATCTTTTAATGATGGTGCTTATGAGTACTTCTTAAGACCTGTCGCTACTGGATACTCAAATATACTACATGTAGAGATTCGCAGAAGTGTAGATAATTTTTTTAACAATATATATATTCCAGTTAGTTTTGTAAATAATATATTGCAAGGCAAATTTCAGTATGCACTACAAGAGGGAAGCAGATTTATTATAAATACAACAGTTGGTATTGTTGGATTGTACGATCCAGCAAAAAACTATTTTGAAATTGAAGTACATAAAGAAGATTTTGGGCAGACACTTGGTTTTTATGGAGTTGGTAGTGGACCTCATATAGTATTGCCTCTTCTTGGGCCTTCAAATTTAAGAGATTTAGCGGGTATGTATCCTGATTCATTCTTTACATTTATTGATTATGACAAGAGAGGTTACTGGACCCTCACTGATACTCCAGCAGAGTATTTTAGTGTAAAATTTATTGAGTATGTAAATCTTATATCTCTAAACAAAGAGAAATATGAGAAGATGAGAGAAGATGCAGTTGATCTTTATCCATATCTAAGGGATATTTATGAACAACGTAGAAATAAATTGATTGAGGAGTAG